The sequence TTTCCTGGTGCAAGTCCAGCTTTTTGGATGTACAGTATAAATGCGCCAGATCCAACAGAAGATGGACAAGCAAAATATGCTGAAATTGATGTGGTAGAGTTAACACAAAGAGAGTGGAGTTCTGAAACAAAAGATTGGGAAGGTCCAGAAGCAATTGACATGAACTTACATGGTGTTGCTAGAGAAGATGGGCAACTCGTTCAAATAAGACCTCACTCTTCTAAAGATATTGCACAAAACAAGTGGTATGCTGATTTTGACCCAAGAGATGAATACCACACCTACGGAGTTTTAAACAGAGTAGATTCTATTTTTTGGTATGTAGATGGAGTGGAAAGAGGCCGTAAAGAAAACTTGTATTGGCATTTACCAATGTATGTTACGGTTTCTATGGGGTTAAGAACTCCGTTTGTAAAATATGTCAATGGAGTACGTTTACCAGTACCAGAAGAAACAACTCAAGAAGGGTTCCCTACGGAAATGTTTTGTGATTATGTACGTGTTTGGGAAGCCCAGCCACAAGTAAATGCAACTACTGAAGATTATACAACTAAGAAGTTTGGCAAGAATGAATTACTCACTTTTGAATGCAAAATAGATGCAGGAAGTGGGTTTCTTGCTAAAGAAAAATTAACGGTACGTTTGTTAGAAAAAGCTGCTGATGGAGATGTTATTAACGAGATAATAGTTACTGATAATTCTATAATTGGTAAAACTGTTGGTAATGCAGAAGCAGTATTTGATATATCTTCTTTAAGCACTACGGCAACCTTACCAACGGGTAACTATTATGCTATTGAAGCGAGTTTTGAAACAACAAAAAACGGTGGCGAAAAAGCAACACTAGTTGAGGAAATCAAAAATATTGAAATTGTTGATGAGGTGACTGCTTTAGATAGATTTAGAGAAAACATTTTTATTAGCCCTAATCCTGTAGAAAACGAACTTTCTGTAAAAGGAATTAATGGGGAGTATGAGTTATTCATTTATGATGTGATATGTAAAATCAAAATACAAACAACAACTAAAATGAGTACCTCAATAAATGTAAGTTCACTTTCTAAAGGACTTTATTTTATAAAGGTAGTTCAGAATGATGAAGAGTATGTGTGTCGATTTTTAAAGAAATAAATTAATAAACTATACTAACACAAATTACAAATGCTTAGAATTTATATAACATTAGCCACTTTTTTAATGTCTCTGACATTATATGCCCAACAAAATGATTGGGAAAACGAGCGTGTTTTTGAGGTGAATAAACTAGCATCTAGGGTGCCAAGTTATTCTTTTACTTCTAAAGTAGATGCTCTAAAAGGAGATAGGGTACATTCAAAAATGTTATCGCTTAATGGAAAGTGGAAGTTTAGTTATGTAGACAAAGCAGCGTTAAAGTCTGAAGATTTTTATAAATCCGATTTTAATAGTAATAAATGGGAGGATATAGAAGTGCCTTCTAGTTGGGAAATGAAAGGGTACGGTCAACCAATTTATACCAATATTACCT is a genomic window of Flammeovirga pectinis containing:
- a CDS encoding family 16 glycosylhydrolase — encoded protein: MNIYKTFFSTILFNSFFFTAIAQVLPAAHEDKVWELQEGFSDEFENLDLQKWTNDPDDWGVWSWEPELAYVDDGTLKIKMIQETHRRNTNYGQNEELYYKSGIIRNAQPMTYGYYEAKIKGCDRFPGASPAFWMYSINAPDPTEDGQAKYAEIDVVELTQREWSSETKDWEGPEAIDMNLHGVAREDGQLVQIRPHSSKDIAQNKWYADFDPRDEYHTYGVLNRVDSIFWYVDGVERGRKENLYWHLPMYVTVSMGLRTPFVKYVNGVRLPVPEETTQEGFPTEMFCDYVRVWEAQPQVNATTEDYTTKKFGKNELLTFECKIDAGSGFLAKEKLTVRLLEKAADGDVINEIIVTDNSIIGKTVGNAEAVFDISSLSTTATLPTGNYYAIEASFETTKNGGEKATLVEEIKNIEIVDEVTALDRFRENIFISPNPVENELSVKGINGEYELFIYDVICKIKIQTTTKMSTSINVSSLSKGLYFIKVVQNDEEYVCRFLKK